DNA from Castor canadensis chromosome 3, mCasCan1.hap1v2, whole genome shotgun sequence:
gtaaGCCATGCTGCCTGAccgtttttgctttatttttcacccAGGGCTGTCCTCAGACAACTATCCTCATACCtatgcctcccgtgtagctgagatttacaggcgtgtgccaccaagtccagctatttctcaccactggacttaGGGGTATGACTCAATAGCCGAGCATTTGCCCACATGATCAGGACACTCATCCTGATCCCCAGGACTGCTCGGACCAAGGAATGCTAACTGGACTCCCTTGTAGAATGGCCAGTTCTCTGCTTCTGGGCTGCAGACACACTTTGTTTACAGGTGCTGCTGCTGGCCATAGGGAGCCTTATAGCCTGTGGGCTGGACAGGTGCCCAGCTGGTTTGCAGCCATGAGTTTGTGTCTCAGAAGCAGCATATGCCCAAGACCAGGAGTGACTCCCAGATGCATCAGAGAGTAGGGGAAGCAAACAGATCACTAAGTTCTGCACTGGCAGGATAAGAATGCGAATACCAGGCACTCTGCCTGCTGGTTTCTATGCTGCAGACCCTGTCCAGCAATGCACCTCCCTGTGGGGAGGAAGTGGTGGAAGTTTCATGATTCAGAGGGTCTGCACTCTGGGCTCTCACACCTACCTGGCACCCACCATCCACAGGGATGGCGTTCCCAGAACTGGGCCCGAGTGTTTCCAGACCCTGTCCGGCCATTCACCTCCCTATTGGAGGGACAAGACAGTGGAAATCATGTGATTTGGAAGGCAAGACCTTGAGGCCCTCTGGCCCACCTGGCAGCAAACACCTGCCGGGATACAATGGGCCTTTGTATTTTCACATCTTGCCCAGCAATTTGCatcctttccattcttttctttatccAAGTTCATCTCCAAGGCAGTACTTGACTTCATGATCTCTTTCTCTCCTAAAACTTCAAGACCCAGCTCTCACTGCATTGTAGGACTTTGCTCATTTGTATTTGCAATGCTGTCTTTGCCCTCAGGTGGTTACAGAAATACCCACACTTCCACAGGAACTCTGGGAAATCAGACTGTGCTGGGCCACAGTCTCAGGAGTGCCTTCGCCACAGGCCAAGTCATACAAACAATGTTTTCCTTGAAAGTTCCAAAATTCTATAACAGGGATCCCACTTTCCCTTTCTACACTCACTTCCTCTTTCTCACAGGCAGTGGAGCTTCTGAAAGGTGTGTTTCTCAACAGTGTTATTAAGCGCTCTCATACCACATAGCTGCCTTTCCTGAACCACAAAAGAGAAAGCCCTGCCACTTTTTCAGGAATGTTTTCAGCACCTGTGCCAAAAGCAGTAGCAGGAATGCTGGTCACACCACCTGTGTGAGTGGATATCTTGTGAGTGAATATGTTTACAATATGGTGAGATTTTGGAAATGCAAGCCACTGGTTAACAACTGGTTAAGTGTGGTATGCAATGGAGATTGTGGCATGAGAAAGATGGGATATCACTGAGCACCAAAGAATAGGAAAACACAGACTTCCATTGCTGAAAGCTGCACCAATAACATACATAAGACGTCAGGCGTGATTCTGGAACCAAGGTCTGGGAATGGCTGGACCGTGGGCCAGCCTGCATATAAAATGGTCTACTGTTTCTGCCTGCAAAATAAGCATTCATTTTCCAGGTGTATAGACAGGTTCTCAGGACAGGGTGGTCACACTCATCCCAGTAAACTGTTAGTCCAACAAGTCTCCTGGAACCTGGAAGGCCTCTGTTccatattttgctatttttaaaccTTCACTTTTCCATATGGTTTATCGTGAATCATAACAATTGTGTTACTGCCTGTGGAAATAACAAAGATAAGAGATAAACAGTTGTTTCCCTAACAGAGTACTTGATTACATCTGAATTGTTTTTAAGCTAGTATTTTTTTTACTGCTTACTATCACTTAATTTCACATTAGGAACCGTTGGTATTCTTGATTTTGAGGAACTTTCATTCCATTTGAATTGATAGCAACATGATAGCAGTGGATGTTAAATTTTTCACTTTGGAAGACTTTggcacagtggttctcaaactgacCACATTGGAATAACTTGaagagttaaaagaaaataatgttaagAAGTAAttggggtcaggtgtggtggtgcacatctataatcctagcaattgggaagctgaggcaggaggattgtaaatttgaagtaagtctgggctacaaagcaaaccctgtctcaaaaatgaaataaatagcgTAAAATTTAAATGGTAGTTGGGGAAACTCAGCAAATACCATTTGAGGGGGTGTGCAcattcaaggtacactgtacacatgtacagAATTATCAAGATGAAATCCCCTCGTATTATAAATGTAtacttattcaaaaataaaataaaattctttaaaaagcaattaGGAAGTCATTAGGCTATGGCTAACACCAGGGTTCTGAGTTACTACTTATGCAAACCAAAATGCAACTCAATGTGAACAGTATAATGGAGGTTAGCCTTAATGAGTCAAAACCCACCAATTAACCTCTATCTAGGGACTTTCCACAATAACTAATCAaatatttctttgtcttgcttCTGGAAATAATTTGTGAAAGTTTTTCCCCAGAGCCCTTTCAGTGAAGCCCAAAGTGCTTGTGGTTTGACTCTGCCTGATTCATGAAACCGGGTTTGCTCAactaagttatttaaaaattatttgatgtgCCCACATTTACCTTCACACAATGGAAAGGTCTAGGAATCACCCATCTCCCTTAGACAATTATTCAAATAACAGAAGACTTAATTACATATGAGTTGTTCTgaagacagtattttttttacTACCTCTGGCACGTATATCTGTTGAAGTCTTggcaatcatatttttaaaaacttccagGAGATTCTACTGTGCCATCTTGCTCAGAGTGAAGCTACATGGCTTAAAAGACATCATTCTAAAAACTGAGTATATGTGACTTTTGAAGAAGTGACAAAGTAAATCTTGAGTCAAAGATAGAGCTATGAGCCGTATGctgatgactcatgcctataatcctaggtacttaggaggctaagatcaggcggtctacagtttgaggccagccacaggcaaagagttcaagagaccctatcttcaaaataaccagagtaaaatggactagagttgtggctcaagtgtagagttcctgctttgcaagtacaaagccctgagttcaaaccccagtaccatccacaCCCCACCAGAAAATAGAACTATTATGATCAATGTGAAATTAAGACTgtcattaataaaatttaaatatgatgcCACTTCTTGGTAGCAGTGTCCAAGCAAATGATCAAAACTAGCTCCCTAAGAAGCAAAGGGCTAATTTGGTTCTGTTTGCCTATTTCCCAAGTATAAATAATCCCATCATAGCTGATTTTAAGCCTCCGATTTTTTAACAACTGGATTGTAAAATTCCTAAAAATTTAATGAACAattcttaaaaatcaattttttctaGCTTCCAGGCACCATTGCTTCTCAAAGAACCAGACTGGGTATGCCAGTCGTTATCTAATTGACATCACAATAGTTCCATAACCTTTTgggatgtttatttatttaggcttatttagatttgttttttaaatttcctgagATTATGGATTAACTTCAAAGggttcttgatttaatttttatataaataatattcttAGTAGATTTTTCACTTGGTATGAAATTAGTTAAAACATCAATAGCTCTGAGACCTTGTGATTTACTGTTTGTTCTGAACAAAGCAATCTGTTtcaatatatatacattattagATACATAATAATAAGAAGATGATTCTATATTACCTTCCCTATGCCAAGCACTTTCTTAAACACTTTACATATATCCACTTATTTTTTCACAATTCTTTGGGATGTGTTTTATCATTATCCCCGTTTTTATAGACAAAGGAATTGAGGGGCAAAAATGTTAACAAACTTGCCCAAGGACACACAGCTAGTAAGCAGCAAATTGAAACGTGAGCTAGGCAGTCTGGTTCCTCTTTACCGGAATGTTATATCAAAAAAGAACTagaactgggggcatggatcaagtggttgagtgtttgcatACCAAGCTGGCATGCAAACTAGGCCCCTAGTTCAATCTCTAATACTGGGAAAGTGAGAAAAGAgaactagaaaaacaaatttatactttgaagctatttttaaatattacaacTCAAGTGTTATTGTCTAATTGCACACATTTGTGTTagatttccattgctgtgacaaatatctgagataaatcaacttaaatgGATGAAGGGTTTATTTTGACTTACCTTTTTAGTTTATGGATGCTTAACCCCatttctttgggcctgtggcaaggcagaatatCATAGCAGAGAGTGCCTGGTGAAGTAAAGCTTCTCATctcatggtggtcaggaagcagagagagagagagagggagggagggagagggagaggggggaaaagagagggaggaatgagagagggagggagagagaaggggttgGGATCCCCATGTTCCCTTCAGGGGCCTGCTCACAATGACTTCCACTATGCCCCACTCTTAAAGGTTTCATTCCTTCCCAGTAGTGCCACAGGCTGAGGACAAAGTctttagcacatgggcctttgtgggacatttcagatccaaaccgtAACAGTGTCCTCCCAAAATTCAGTATGTTGAAATCCTATCCCCCCAAGTGGATAGTATtcagaggtaattaggtcattagGGCTGAGCCCTCCTGGATAATTAGGGTCCCCATGAATGGGACTAGTACTCTTATAAATGTAAGGATGCCACCAGAAGACACCATCTGTGAATCAGGAAATGGGTCCATATCAGACACCAAATCTTCCAGtatcttgatcttagacttcccaacctccaaaaCAGTGAAAAGAATTTTGTGTTGTACACAAACTACAAAGTCTGTAGTGTTTTCTATCTATAACTGCTGGAATGAACTAAGACATCAAGCCCCCTGTCCCTTCTGGTTGTTGGGAAATCTTTTTCACATCTAGCCACATGTACCACCTGCTAAAATGATCATTTTATCTTCTGCATTGTCAATGTACTTTCACTTTTCCTGTTGTGAAAGTAAAAAGAACCCAGGATTTTTGTATAATGCTGTAATTGTATTTATAGAGGAACACGTTTTATAGCAAGTCATATTATCACAAACCTCTAAAAATAGCAATAGCAATACAGCTTTTAAAGTCTCCTTTTTATGGATTTATCTGGCAggagacaaaagcaaaacaaaacaaaaccccaaaccatGTTGAGGTTAATGGTACCTCCCAGACATTTGTCAACAGAAAACTGAGAAGCTAAGAAAGGCTTGCACAATGAagctttaaaaaatcttatttggaaataagttaAAACTTATAGAAAAGTTGCAAGAATCAGATTAACtcaaaagaaacagattttttattcttattcctcTAGTGCTCAATTTTGCACCATTTGCTTTATCAATTGCTCTtattatgtatatgcatgtatatacacaaacacacatattttTCTGGGTCTTTTGAGAGTAAATTGTATACGATATCGCCTATTACcacaaaatatgtgaaataattcCCAAGAATAGGGAGAGTCTTTTTCCTTAATCACAGGGCACTTTTAATCTAATCTCCCatctatattaaaatttttcatttgaccTATATTGTTTTTTGGAACATTTATTTTCCCTCTAGTACAAGATCCAATCTAGGATCATTTATTGCATTTAGTTGCCATGCATATTTAGTACATAGTATAACAGTGACATTTTCTGAAAAATTCAATCACtatcctcctttatttttttaataaaacattcttcatttatattttgtttgatgTTTCCTCATGATTAGACTCAGGTATGTGTTCTGAGCCAGAATACTGGCATAAGTGGCATTGTTTCATTCTCAGGGTATCAAATTGAAGTGTATGTTCACACTCTTCATTGGTGAGATTAATTTTGATAATCCAGTAGAAGGTGGTTTGAATTTCCCACTACATAAGGACACTATTTTTCCCTAGAAACTAATAAGCAATCTATGAGGAGATATCTTAAGACCAAACTAATATCATGCTCCTAATTAAAGTTTCCCCCTAGCTTTAGCATTCATTGATAATTTGTGCCTAAGCTAATATTTGCTGTCATGGTtgaaaattgattgttttctggTTCCAAAACTCTTTTCACATTTACCTGTTGGCACAAGGCATTCTGTGGTAAATAAAACACATGCTTTCCTCTGTCTCcatctatctgtctctctgtccatctatctatcgatcatctacctatctatgtATTTATGATCTGTCTATTTCAACTTGGACTCGTAGGCTCCtaattttttggaatagtttcaaatttattatttttatcaattattttGCACTCAAATTCCCAAAGTGTGGCCAATGAGAGCTTCTTTATGTTTGGATAACATGCctctatcatttctttatttttttatgtaacAAGATATTTCAGGCTCATCTTATACGTACGCTGCCCTTGCTTTGGAATCAGTCATTTCTCTAAGGAACCTTGGTTCTTTCAGTGGGGTTATCACACTGTAGGATCTAAGTGCTAGCCATGTTCATTCCTGTTCAGTTGTCTTTGTTTCTAAGATCTTTTGTCCAGAACTAGGAAATACATgcatgtgagtatgtgtgtatatatatgtatacatatacatatatacacatgtgtgtatacatatacatatatacacatgtatgtatgcatatatacacagtagGCATACACATAAATacctgtgtacacacatatgtgcatgcatgtgcttGGCTTAGAAACCATGAATTTACATTGATTCCATTCTTGTGTGGTTCTTCCTTGTCTTCCCTCATTCCATATTTGTATATGCCTTCTTCCACAGTGAACATCCTGGTTCCCATCAACATCAACATCTCATTTACTCAATCTTATAATgcagtttctcttttatttgggcaCAGTAGTTCCCCATTCTTGCCTATCAAAAATTATCAGACCCAGTAACTCTATGTCTATTTATTCAAAAGAAAGGAACACATATCCAGAAAAAGTCTTATACAAGCatgtagcagctttattcataccAGCCAAAAATTCTTAACAGCCCAATTACCTTAACAGAAGAATGGCTAAATAAACTGATGTATTCATACAGTGGAACAATTGTGGGCAATAAGAGAAACCAACTACTATTACACGCAACAATATGGAGGAATCTCAAAAAACATGGTGTTGAACTTTAAAAGGCAAACAGAAATTAATGCATAATACGTGATTCCATTCACATGAACAGGCAAAACTAACCTACGGGGATAAAGCTAATCACTTGTGTGCTTGCTCTGGGGGATGGAGAGAGCAGGATTCTGACTGGGAAGGGGCAGGAGAAAGCTTTTTAGATTATGGAAATGTTTCTTATCTCAGTTGGGATGTGAGTTATGTGGGTACATGCATTTGTCACAACAGTTTCAACTCTGCCCTTAATATCTGTGCATCTTGCTGTCTATAAATTACTCCTCAGTTTAAAACATTGGCTGAGTTAAGTGGACACTGCTCTTTTTGGCTGAGATTAGAAAGTCTTGATTAAAAACACCTCTTTTTCCTGGATTACCTCATTTCTGATTCCCCTTCCTCATGACCCATGACTCCTGAAGACTTGTGAGTTTGCTACTGCATCAATATTTTTACTattctgttacttttttattataatttcaaatAGTCAAACTACAGAATAGGTtataatttctcaaaaaattaaatgacattatCAACTATTCAGGCATGTTCAATACATATGGTTTAATGTTCTCAAACTGAAAATGTTTAGATTAATCTTCAGTTTAGGCCTTGAACAATGTaacatattttaagataaaagcaaaacaaataagcaaactgcGGGGTAGCCAGGTCTTGCAAATGGAGGCAATTGATTTGCACTATTAAATGATCAAATACCACTTCAATGAGGAAATGATTTTCTCAGACCTTCTCATAGATTCTGGTGCAGACCACGCCCTTCATCACACATTCctttagagagaaagagatttaGAATTTAGAACTGAAGTCAGAGAACAGTAAATTcataaaaaaaagtagaaattcaaaatAAACTCCTAAGAATCAATATGGAAAAGAGTAAAACATCAGTACACCAATCTCCAGTAACTCAGCATCGTGACCAGTACTTTGGAGAAACAGCTTTGAAGTTGATCTGTGTTACtgtaaaggaatttttttttaagtagcaagTTGTTACTCATAATTCATATGCATTTAAATCTTGAAAAAGTGCATTGTTTCAAACTCATCACCCAGAGGACATTTAAATATATTGATGCCTCCCAGGAAATTTGCATTCAGTTGATCCATGATGGGCCTCCACATTGGAATTGACTTCCCCTGTAAATCTGTTGTGCAGCAAAGAACCAATGTATACTGAAAGAAGTATTCAAGACATTAGTAAACCTATTTATAGTCAATGTATTGGTAATTAGGAAGCACAGAACCATAGacttaaaaaaatcttcagaggTCATCTCCTATaatctttttcatctttgttatCTGCTAACTAAAAGAGGTGCCCAGGAGCTCAGCTTGCTTTTTTGATGTTGTTTAGTGTAGATTACTATGGATATTTTttgacccaggctggcttcaaactgcaatcctcctgatctctgcctcctgagtagctaggattgtaaatGTGAGTCACTGGGTACCCAGCTTACTACTTTTGGAAGCAAAATGCTTAGGTATCTGCATATATTCTATCACTGAGTCTTTCaggatttattttgcttataaaaTTTAGACTTGCTTTTTTCATTGAGTCCTAGCTAGTAAGATTgatccttattttttttatctatatGTTTACTTTTTAGGTGTTATTTCTGAAATCTTAGGCCAGTATTTGAAGTACTTGAATATGAACCTTTTATGGCTTAAATATCACTTAAGCATTAACTCTGACTTTATTCTTAGCCATTTTTATCCATTTGTATTCCAAAGAACAAAGAACATTTTGAGAATAACATAATCAACTTATTTATATAGCATTATTTCTGTATTGAGaattggaaacaatcttaccACTACCATTTTCCCATCTACCAACTTTCTCTTTATGGTCGTCTCTTTGCCATCCCATTTCTGTACATGATTCAGTGAGCCTCTCTCCAGGGTGACAACACTCTGCAAAGACAAGTTCATGTGATTGACTTGCTTGGACTTTGGTTGATCAAAGAAGCAGTTCATTCAGTATTGGACCATAATAGATATCTCATGAGGCACATTCACTTTCAACCCTTTTAAATTCTAGCAGGACTAATCACCTCTCTCAATCAGTTGACTGGGCCAACTTTAAGGAGAAAAGTTAAGGATTACCTTGGTTTTCCTATTGTCAGCTGTGGTTTCTTCAAATTCCTGGCCCAGCTTGAAAGAGATCTCTGTAGTTTTAAAAGTACTTTCAGTGCGTATAGTTATATAATCCCCTTTCTTGCTGATGATCACACTGGGTTTGGCCAAATTTCCCAGTTTTCTGGTGGCTAACCCCACACCTGAAAACCAAGATAGTGTTAGATTTGTGTTAGCAAAGACAGTGTATCTGGAGAGACTATGGTGGCCATGTTGTATGCTCAGTGGTACCTTAGGTGTGTGGATGGAAGGTGGTGCCATGTACTAAAAGGGCCTCCTCCTGTGTTTCACCACCCAATGCAAATGCATGTAGGGTACCCCTACATTTTAGGTTCTGTTATTAGGAAAGTAGTGTCTGCAGATTTTATAAAGTGGAATTGTTTGCTGAAGGAAGGCAAGTTGTACACTTTTACCACCCCTCATCCTACTCCCCACCGGAAATCAGCCATTGACGATATGTATGAAACACTAAAGATATTTCAGTTGGTACATGAAAATAGTACAGATACATTTTAGCAAGACGATGACGTGCATACATTGTGCCATGATGTTTCTCCTCAGTAATAGATTATGGATATGTAAAAGAATTTTCTTCATATCCTTGATAGAATCTCATTTCTGAAATTCTGTGGCTCCGATGTCTGACTGGTAGGAAAAAAACTATCCATCTCACTTCAGAGTCATTGCAAATGgtcatagataaataaaatgattttctgaAACTCTTCTACATTTGGAAAACCATATAAAATTGGGctccttttattactatgattaccaaaattatagaaatacatggaaagagagaaaggtcgtataaaaaatatatgaaagaaaaactaGCTTTCAAAAGCTCCAGTGGGAAGTCC
Protein-coding regions in this window:
- the LOC109697125 gene encoding myelin P2 protein, producing the protein MSNRFLGTWKLVSSEHFDDYMKALGVGLATRKLGNLAKPSVIISKKGDYITIRTESTFKTTEISFKLGQEFEETTADNRKTKSVVTLERGSLNHVQKWDGKETTIKRKLVDGKMVVECVMKGVVCTRIYEKV